The genomic region cacaaaataaaataaaaatgtccaTCAGTTTTCTATGATGTCACATCAATATTCTTTTCTTCATAtgtcacaaaataaaataaaaatgtccaTCAATTTCCTATTTAGTCATATATGTGTAAGACACCCACCTAACATTATACaatttattaatgtttaaatatgACATGTTCCAGTAAAATTCAGATCTTTTAATTGTGAATAGTAAAACTCAACTTTATAGTGAAAGTCCTATATTAGTAAAATATACTATCTTTGAATATCTCAATGCACCATGTGTGAGGCCCTGATCAAGCATCCGGAAAGACAcgctttttttatttttgaagacaCTCATTTTTTATCCTTTAAATAATAAGCGTTAAGCCCTATGTGTCAGATGGCAAAAAAAAGATGGAAGATTCTTTAAATTGCAAACAATAAACATATAAAAAACGTGAGGAATGGGCAAGCATTGCAGCAATTGTCAAACAAGTTTAATAAGGAAGCCGACAAACAAAAAGCTTGTACTAGACCATGTTTAAGCTCTGGCCTATGCAATTGCACCACATAAGCTCACAATTCCAATATGTGGTCAGGGAGGCAAGAATAAAAGTATCTTTGCAGGCCTGCTACACATTTTCCTAAAATCAAATTAAACTAATCAGTCTGCCCGAATTATAGATCGACACCATTCTGCTTCTTTTCCACACCATGCTCTTTCACTCTGCAATATCTTGCCTTTTCAGTCTGCTAAGAAGATTTTCTATGGCGACCTGAATTTTCAGGGTATTTTGGCTTTTGGGAAAGAATGGCAGTCAAAAGGCCGAGGCCCATACAGAGTAAACAGAACAAATCTGTTCTCATGTTTGACAGTCCCTCAGAAATCAGATCAGTGTTCAAGTATTTTCGTGTTCTGGTTGGATTTAGGTCTGGTAAATGTGGTGGAATTCCCGTTGTAAAAGATGGGTGTTTGAGCCCAACTTCTCCATTGGACTTCAAAGGTTCTAGCAGATATTCATCTGGTGTAGGCCTTGGAATTCTTGTTGCTCTTGATGATAATAACAGTAATGAGCAGAGCAAGCCCATGCCAATTGTCTCTGTAAAACTGCCGTCTTGGAGTAAATCGGGGAGAAGAGAGGAGAATGGTGGAAGATTATGCAGTTGTACAGAGACTGTTTTTGAAGATTCTGGGTCCTCTGGTTTATCCTCGTTTGAACCTGCTGATTTTCTGTACGCTTGTTATATGTGCAGACGGAAATTGTCCCACCAGAAGGATATATACATGTACGGGTAAGATATACAATGAAACTTACGCCTGGGTTTTTAATACAGATTTGTACTGAGATAAGAAATTGTGTAGGAAAATTTGGAATTTCGGGTCTTAGTGTAGCGGCTTTTCTTTCCTAGAAGTACAGTACAGTGTTCTATTCTCAGATTCAATTTGTAGTGCAGTTGATTTCAATTCGGTCATGGCTTTTTTCCATTTGTAGTGCAGTACAGTACAGTGTTCTTTTCTCAGATTCAAATTATAGTGAAGTTGATTTTGATTCAATCATGGCTTCTTTTTCATTTGTAGTGCAGTACAGTGTACAGTGTTCTTTTCTCAGATTCAATTTATAGTTCAGTTGATTTCAATTCGGTCATGGCTTTTTTCCATTTGTTTGGTTGTAAATcatttttttatggtttttctaTTACGAGAGCT from Cryptomeria japonica chromosome 3, Sugi_1.0, whole genome shotgun sequence harbors:
- the LOC131038751 gene encoding FCS-Like Zinc finger 14 isoform X1; this translates as MAVKRPRPIQSKQNKSVLMFDSPSEIRSVFKYFRVLVGFRSGKCGGIPVVKDGCLSPTSPLDFKGSSRYSSGVGLGILVALDDNNSNEQSKPMPIVSVKLPSWSKSGRREENGGRLCSCTETVFEDSGSSGLSSFEPADFLYACYMCRRKLSHQKDIYMYGGDKAFCSEECRHQQIASDERKERRPSTSCSSSCSPIFTITPMPAALY
- the LOC131038751 gene encoding FCS-Like Zinc finger 14 isoform X2; translated protein: MAVKRPRPIQSKQNKSVLMFDSPSEIRSVFKYFRVLVGFRSGKCGGIPVVKDGCLSPTSPLDFKGSSRYSSGVGLGILVALDDNNSNEQSKPMPIVSVKLPSWSKSGRREENGGRLCSCTETVFEDSGSSGLSSFEPADFLYACYMCRRKLSHQKDIYIGDKAFCSEECRHQQIASDERKERRPSTSCSSSCSPIFTITPMPAALY